One region of Gilliamella sp. ESL0405 genomic DNA includes:
- a CDS encoding DedA family protein, with amino-acid sequence MSIHEITHEIMQFIQQHQVWALPIIFLLAFGESLAIISLLVPATAILLGAGALVGAGVMSFVPVLIVASLGAIFGDWLSYWLGKHYHQQVINAWPLNKHPKLVYRAEQFFARYGTFGVFIGRFFGPLRALVPLIAGTMHMPATKFNLANVTSAPIWAFVLLAPGAFGMRWLETLFG; translated from the coding sequence ATGTCAATACATGAAATTACCCATGAAATTATGCAGTTTATTCAACAACACCAAGTCTGGGCTTTGCCGATTATCTTTCTATTAGCTTTTGGTGAGTCATTGGCGATTATCTCTTTACTGGTGCCGGCAACTGCAATTTTATTAGGTGCCGGTGCACTGGTTGGCGCTGGTGTTATGTCATTTGTTCCGGTGTTGATTGTGGCATCGTTGGGCGCCATTTTTGGAGATTGGCTCTCTTACTGGTTAGGTAAACATTATCATCAGCAAGTGATCAACGCATGGCCACTGAATAAACACCCAAAATTAGTTTATCGAGCCGAACAGTTTTTTGCTCGTTATGGCACATTTGGCGTTTTTATCGGTCGTTTTTTTGGACCATTACGGGCATTAGTACCACTTATCGCAGGTACGATGCATATGCCAGCGACAAAATTTAATTTGGCTAATGTCACCTCAGCGCCGATTTGGGCTTTTGTGTTACTTGCCCCCGGCGCTTTCGGTATGCGTTGGTTAGAAACCCTATTTGGTTAA